From the Pirellulales bacterium genome, one window contains:
- a CDS encoding Gfo/Idh/MocA family oxidoreductase, which produces MSQIRLGLIGCGFVGRLHAQRLQADPRGQIVVYCDPNPQAAEALASEFTQQAAIETDPIAAIGRHRLDAAVICSPTPLHYQQVCTAFDHGLDVLCEKPLCSGREQIIDLIERHRQQGRILSISYQRRYKSIYLTARRELTENAAYYGPLRQAHIFVCERWQQGITGTWRDDPNVGAGYFGDAGSHQVDVVHYVTGQQVESLFAISDKRGNRVEIVTQVIAALSGGAGLNAHFVGDANHWREDIHFHCQNADLMVRGEQLWRAKENRVELVPDPLPEGSPDSAFIDAIHSRQPTISPAEAALPLYDWTAAVLESAREGRRVTLPKPTVD; this is translated from the coding sequence ATGTCTCAAATTCGCCTCGGATTGATTGGTTGCGGGTTCGTCGGTCGCTTACACGCTCAGCGTCTCCAGGCCGATCCGCGCGGGCAAATCGTGGTTTATTGCGATCCCAATCCGCAAGCGGCCGAGGCCTTGGCGTCGGAATTCACACAGCAAGCTGCGATCGAGACCGACCCGATCGCAGCGATCGGGCGCCACCGGCTAGATGCCGCCGTGATCTGCTCACCGACGCCATTGCACTATCAACAAGTCTGCACGGCATTCGACCATGGACTGGACGTGCTGTGCGAAAAGCCGCTCTGTTCGGGACGTGAGCAAATCATCGACCTGATCGAACGACATCGCCAGCAGGGGCGGATCCTGTCTATCTCTTATCAGCGGCGCTACAAATCGATCTACCTGACCGCGAGGCGAGAGTTGACCGAAAATGCCGCTTACTACGGCCCCCTCAGGCAGGCCCACATTTTTGTGTGCGAGCGCTGGCAACAAGGAATTACTGGCACATGGCGCGACGATCCGAATGTCGGCGCCGGATATTTCGGCGATGCTGGAAGTCACCAGGTCGACGTTGTGCATTACGTAACGGGGCAACAGGTTGAATCGCTCTTCGCAATAAGCGACAAGCGCGGCAACCGAGTGGAAATCGTCACGCAGGTGATAGCCGCTCTATCCGGCGGCGCCGGGCTCAATGCCCATTTTGTCGGCGATGCCAATCATTGGCGCGAGGATATTCACTTCCACTGCCAGAACGCCGACCTGATGGTACGCGGCGAACAATTATGGCGAGCCAAAGAGAACCGCGTCGAACTCGTGCCTGATCCGCTGCCTGAGGGCTCGCCCGATAGTGCATTCATCGACGCGATTCATAGCCGGCAACCGACAATCTCACCTGCCGAGGCGGCGCTACCGCTATACGATTGGACCGCGGCCGTACTGGAATCGGCTCGTGAAGGCCGCCGCGTAACGCTACCCAAGCCGACCGTCGACTGA